Proteins found in one Vallitalea guaymasensis genomic segment:
- a CDS encoding ISNCY family transposase, translating into MTEQYKYEIIKRLVETKGNKDNAALKLGCTRRNINRLIKGYLDQGKIFFIHGNRGRKPSHTIEDNIKENILNLYRTKYYNTNFTHYCELLEEHEKIKVSVSTVQNILMSEGMLSPKARRVTKKRMRLKLKKQRNATKSKKEVAKITENIVALEDAHPRRPRCAFLGEMIQMDASVHFWFGDKKTHLHIAVDDATGTVVGAYFDRQETLKGYYNVFHQILNNHGIPYMFYTDRRTVFEYRQKKSPSLEKDTFTQFGYACKQLGVEIRTTSNPQAKGRVERMFQTLQSRLPIELRLAGATTIEQANIFLDSYIQKYNAKFALPLNNIKSVFEKQPDNEKINLTLAVLVNRKIDNGHCIRLNKKYYKPIDSNGYPVYYHKGTLALVIKSFDGQLFTSIGEKVYTLDEIPEHEYTSRNFHYPQSTEKPRKRYIPPMSHPWKKSTFTKFVKKQKHYYEQSFESAMYSQALTIAK; encoded by the coding sequence ATGACAGAACAATATAAATATGAAATTATTAAAAGATTAGTTGAAACTAAAGGGAACAAGGACAATGCAGCTCTGAAACTAGGCTGTACTAGACGAAATATAAATCGTTTAATCAAAGGTTATTTAGATCAAGGAAAGATTTTCTTTATCCATGGTAATCGTGGTCGTAAACCATCACATACAATAGAAGACAATATCAAAGAAAATATCTTAAATCTTTATCGAACAAAATATTATAACACAAACTTCACTCATTATTGTGAGTTGCTAGAAGAGCATGAAAAAATCAAGGTTTCTGTAAGTACTGTACAAAACATTCTTATGTCTGAAGGGATGCTTTCACCTAAAGCTAGACGTGTTACTAAAAAGAGAATGCGTCTTAAGTTGAAAAAACAAAGAAATGCTACTAAATCAAAGAAAGAGGTTGCTAAAATTACAGAAAACATAGTTGCTCTTGAAGATGCTCATCCTCGTAGACCACGCTGTGCTTTTTTAGGTGAGATGATTCAAATGGATGCTTCTGTACACTTTTGGTTTGGGGATAAAAAAACTCATCTACATATTGCTGTTGATGATGCTACAGGAACTGTTGTTGGAGCATATTTTGATAGACAAGAAACGTTGAAAGGCTACTATAATGTTTTTCATCAGATTTTAAATAATCATGGTATTCCCTATATGTTTTATACTGATAGACGTACTGTCTTTGAATATAGGCAAAAAAAATCTCCTTCTCTTGAAAAGGATACTTTTACTCAGTTTGGTTATGCTTGTAAACAGTTAGGGGTCGAAATCAGAACAACCAGCAATCCACAAGCCAAAGGTCGCGTAGAACGAATGTTCCAAACATTACAATCACGCCTACCAATCGAATTAAGATTAGCAGGCGCAACAACCATAGAACAAGCAAATATATTTTTGGACTCCTACATACAAAAATATAATGCTAAATTTGCTCTGCCTCTTAATAATATCAAATCTGTTTTTGAAAAACAACCCGATAATGAAAAAATTAATCTTACTCTTGCAGTTCTTGTAAATCGTAAGATTGATAATGGTCACTGTATCAGATTAAACAAAAAGTATTATAAACCTATAGATTCTAATGGCTACCCTGTTTATTACCATAAAGGTACACTGGCTCTAGTTATTAAATCTTTTGATGGACAACTATTTACAAGCATAGGAGAAAAAGTATACACTCTAGACGAGATACCAGAACATGAATATACATCAAGAAATTTCCATTACCCCCAAAGCACTGAAAAACCTCGCAAAAGATATATTCCACCAATGTCTCATCCGTGGAAAAAGA